From Erwinia pyri, a single genomic window includes:
- a CDS encoding amidase, which yields MNKEIFYSDASQLAGMIRSREISPVEVMQAHIDRIEATNPDINAIVTMADSAMKHAVAAETAVMRGDELGPLHGVPFTVKDSIDTAGVMTQRGSPIFKNRLPAEDATSVARLKNAGGILLAKTNLPEFSYWIESDNLLSGRSNNPWDLTRTPGGSSGGESAAIAAGMSPLGLGTDLAISVRGPAAQTGITSMKATHGSVPMTGIWPRAPRRFWHVGPMGRSVRDIALAFSQLAGPDGHDAFSSSAPLYSDGLPFSSSRPLRIGWMTGPGFGPVDPEVAAVVKKAAEALQGTDAVVEHVGIPALEQDFALDVFNRLHVMEMKPAFAAATAGRRPEELYKMAKTMLSLPDTPMDAFIDAEQAAERLRDGFAEYFSRYDALITHVLPIPAHKHGVDRFVIDGQEVDATYLQGATVPLNVTGLPGIALPFGKSREGMPINVQIVGKWHAERTILHIASLLEAVSPMKGVHPSL from the coding sequence ATGAACAAAGAGATATTTTATTCAGACGCATCCCAGCTGGCTGGCATGATCCGCAGTCGTGAAATCTCACCTGTTGAAGTTATGCAGGCGCATATTGACCGTATTGAAGCAACAAACCCGGACATTAACGCCATTGTGACGATGGCGGATAGTGCCATGAAACATGCCGTAGCAGCGGAAACCGCAGTGATGAGAGGTGACGAGCTTGGCCCCCTGCATGGCGTTCCTTTTACGGTAAAAGATTCGATAGATACGGCCGGTGTAATGACACAACGCGGCTCACCCATTTTTAAAAATCGTCTGCCTGCTGAGGACGCCACCAGCGTGGCGCGTCTTAAAAATGCAGGCGGCATCCTGCTGGCAAAAACTAACCTGCCGGAGTTTTCTTACTGGATCGAGAGCGATAACCTGCTTTCGGGACGTTCTAATAATCCCTGGGACCTGACCCGCACGCCCGGCGGCTCCAGCGGCGGCGAGTCAGCCGCTATTGCTGCGGGGATGTCTCCGCTCGGTCTGGGAACCGACCTCGCCATTTCTGTACGCGGACCCGCTGCGCAGACGGGGATCACCTCCATGAAAGCCACTCACGGTAGCGTGCCCATGACCGGCATCTGGCCGCGCGCTCCCCGCCGGTTCTGGCACGTAGGGCCGATGGGCCGTTCTGTACGCGATATTGCTTTAGCCTTTTCACAGCTGGCAGGACCGGACGGGCACGATGCCTTTTCCAGCAGCGCGCCACTCTATTCAGACGGCCTGCCGTTTAGTTCATCACGTCCGCTTCGCATTGGCTGGATGACCGGTCCTGGTTTTGGCCCGGTGGATCCGGAAGTGGCAGCAGTAGTGAAGAAAGCGGCTGAAGCGCTGCAGGGGACGGACGCCGTTGTGGAGCATGTGGGTATCCCGGCGCTGGAGCAGGACTTTGCGCTGGATGTTTTTAACCGACTTCACGTGATGGAAATGAAGCCGGCATTTGCTGCCGCCACCGCAGGCCGCAGACCGGAAGAACTTTATAAGATGGCAAAGACTATGCTCTCTCTGCCCGACACACCCATGGATGCTTTTATTGATGCGGAGCAGGCAGCAGAAAGGCTGCGGGATGGCTTTGCAGAATACTTCTCACGGTATGATGCGCTGATCACGCATGTTCTTCCCATCCCGGCACACAAGCATGGTGTTGATCGTTTCGTTATTGACGGTCAGGAAGTTGATGCAACTTATCTTCAGGGCGCAACGGTCCCTCTGAACGTGACAGGCTTACCCGGCATAGCGCTGCCGTTCGGAAAAAGCCGTGAAGGCATGCCCATTAACGTTCAGATTGTCGGCAAATGGCACGCTGAGAGAACTATCCTGCATATCGCTTCACTGCTTGAAGCTGTCAGCCCAATGAAAGGGGTACATCCTTCGCTTTAA